The genomic DNA TTCTAGGTACTCTCTAGCCCGCGCGGAGTTTTTTCCTGAACTGCGGAGGTTATTGCTGTAAAACGAACAGACAAGAGAATTTATCTCAAAAAATCTCGCCGAAGTGGCCTCTTTTTTCTTCTCACTTTTGGTGCGCGGACGCGGAGCCGGGAGCCTGACTCCAGCTTTCTGCGCAAGTTCTTTTAAGGCTTCGGGGAAACTTATATTGCTGTATCTCATCAGGAAGCCGAATACATCTCCTCCGGCTCCGCAGCTGAAGCAATGGAAAAAACCCTTCTCATCATTTACGTGCATGGAAGGGTTGTTGTCGTCATGGAACGGGCAGAGCCCGATATGGTTCTTTCCAGATTTTTTAAGGGAAACAAAGCCCTGTATGACATCTACTATGCTGAGCTTTGCCTTTATATCCGCTATCGCTGATGTGAAAGAAGAGTTCTTCATTCAAAGCGGCTTAATCGGGGGGGGGGCCTTCAGAAATAACTTTCGGTGAAAACCATGCAAATTGAGACGGTTTACCTTCTTTTCCTACTTGAACTGCGCTTTTTGGCGGCAAACAGCTTCTTTTTTTTCTTTTCGCTCGGTTTTTCGTAGTATTCTCTCTTCCTTACTTCAGAAAGAACCCCACCCTTTTCAACCTGTTTCTTAAACCTTTTTAAAGCGCTGTCAATACTTTCGCTGCTACCTACTGTTATTCCTGGCAAAAAATCAAAACCTCCATACTCATGGGGGTGAAAATCCTAAAGGATAAAAAAAAGGTTGTCAAATCACCCGCCGACCGCTCTTTCCCGCCGACTATTTCGATTGTTTTTCCAGAAGCGGGAATTTTCCAACCATCTCACGGTTCTTTCTTATCTCTTCCTCGATTCTGCGGGCGTTTCCTTTCTCGAATTCATGGTCGTAGGGCTCCTGGGAAACCCTCTGCTCTTCCAGTCTGCTGTTCCAAGAATCCCGCCTGTTTCTGATTTCATCCACAAGTCCCATGACAATCCTCTTTCAGGTGATTTCTCCGCAACCGTTTCAGTTCAAAGCGGCCGCCGATATTTTTATAAATTCAACCTTTTTTTCAATCTTGGGCATATACTCCGCAAGAGCATCTATTGTCTGCGGGTAAGGATGGCCTATACCTACCGCTATGCCTTTTTCTCAGCGATCCTTACCAAGCGGTCAAAGCTGCTTCATAGTATACTCCTTGCCCCGCTCGCTCTGGTCAATAAAAACATCCCTTTTAAGCACCTTTACTCCAAGCCGCCTCGCTACGCTGTATCCGCGGGAGTCGGGGGTCGTAAGACTGTCAACAAAGTAAAGATCCCTAGCCTTCAGTTCCCGCATTATTGTTTTTACCGGCTCTTCATTCTCCATGAACTTGGAGCCCATATGGTTGTTGACTCCAACTATGTTGGGGACGGCCATGATGTTTCTCCTGAGCTCCTCCCTCATCTGGTCCATTGAGAAGCCGAGCAGCAAGACTCCTTCTCCAGCGTCATCGGCCGTATAACCGGAGGCATACTTGGGCTCCATGGGAAGGTGGAGAATCACGTCCTTTCCCCCGCGGTAAGCAGCGCGCGCAGCGTACAGGGAATGAGGAAGATGCGGAAGCACGGCTAAGTTAAGCGGCTGTTTGATCCTGAGTATTCTGTCAATCGACTCCTTGTCATTGCCCAAATCATCTATTATGAGGACGACTCCCGGACGCCGGGGCTCTTTCTCCTCAATCTTATCCGTCGCAGTAGGCGTAGCCTCCCGGGGTG from Candidatus Dadabacteria bacterium includes the following:
- the rpsU gene encoding 30S ribosomal protein S21, translating into MPGITVGSSESIDSALKRFKKQVEKGGVLSEVRKREYYEKPSEKKKKKLFAAKKRSSSRKRR